One segment of Methanobacterium formicicum DSM 3637 DNA contains the following:
- a CDS encoding molybdenum cofactor biosynthesis protein MoaE: MIIARIISDYEEIITLNDLTKQIKKSSSIRECGAIFTFEGIVRGKDDAKTTDKLALTTPDTAKTENELENILVQVQEKHGVNDIAVVHYLGQFKPGDPLFLVAVSGGHRHETRAALEEIIERVKYELDFKKVEEGSAGSNIIMSGG; the protein is encoded by the coding sequence ATGATAATAGCCAGAATTATTTCAGATTATGAAGAAATCATCACCTTGAATGATTTAACCAAACAGATTAAAAAAAGCAGCTCTATCCGCGAGTGTGGTGCTATATTCACCTTTGAAGGAATTGTCAGAGGTAAAGATGATGCTAAAACCACGGATAAACTCGCACTCACCACCCCTGACACTGCAAAAACTGAAAATGAACTTGAAAACATTTTAGTTCAGGTTCAGGAAAAACACGGGGTGAACGATATTGCAGTGGTTCATTATCTGGGTCAGTTCAAGCCAGGTGATCCTCTATTCCTGGTGGCAGTATCTGGAGGGCACCGGCATGAAACCAGGGCTGCACTGGAAGAAATAATTGAAAGGGTTAAATATGAACTGGACTTTAAAAAAGTGGAAGAAGGCAGTGCAGGCAGTAACATCATCATGTCTGGGGGTTAA